From one Amia ocellicauda isolate fAmiCal2 chromosome 17, fAmiCal2.hap1, whole genome shotgun sequence genomic stretch:
- the rmi2 gene encoding recQ-mediated genome instability protein 2, translating to MDASRRAPGAVVQSPPVKMLSSQLREGQTSLGPTGKLVCTVKRQRCGAAAAPLEVSLVWMQGTVVEVKGDDSTTVLLLDETGTFSVTGVDHIPKGSPCLSQGKYVMVMGTVQSCTPEPVLRAVKMADLSGNPTHRKGWKLEVIDLQQTLP from the exons ATGGACGCTTCCAGACGGGCCCCGGGAGCAGTGGTTCAGAGCCCCCCGGTTAAAATGCTCTCCAGCCAGCTTAGGGAAGGCCAGACGAGCTTGGGACCCACCGGTAAGCTGGTGTGTACCGTGAAGAGGCAGCGGTGCGGGGCAGCAGCAGCGCCGCTGGAGGTGTCGCTCGTCTGGATGCAGGGCACCGTGGTGGAGGTGAAAGGGGACGACAGCACCACGGTGCTGCTGCTGGACGAGACCGGGACCTTCAGCGTCACGGGCGTGGACCACATCCCCAAAGGAAGCCCTTGTCTGTCTCAAG GCAAGTACGTGATGGTGATGGGCACAGTCCAGTCCTGCACCCCGGAGCCCGTCCTTCGTGCCGTGAAGATGGCAGACCTCTCGGGGAACCCCACGCACAGGAAGGGGTGGAAACTGGAAGTCATAGACCTGCAGCAGACTCTGCCCTGA